The Euphorbia lathyris chromosome 2, ddEupLath1.1, whole genome shotgun sequence genome includes a window with the following:
- the LOC136220537 gene encoding putative expansin-B2, producing the protein MATIISQNPYYFSLNLTIILVLFFNLKSCCYCLNISNTQSWSPAGATWYGPRNGAGSDGGACGFQDTVEIPPLSKLVSAGGPSLFKSGKGCGACFQVKCTTNSLCSGNPVQVVITDECPGCTAEAVHFDLSSTAFGAMAISGHADQLLNVGVLQIQYIRVPCNFPGATVAFHVDLGANPYYFSTVIEYEDGGGEVGSVELQQGGSNSWLPMSQSWGSVWKLNSGSALTGPISLRLTSLESHKTIVANAVIPAGWKPGQTYRSIVNFPPTF; encoded by the exons ATGGCAACAATTATCTCTCAAAATCCATATTATTTCTCTCTTAATCTCACAATTATTCTTGTGCTGTTCTTCAACTTGAAATCCTGCTGCTACTGCTTGAATATTTCAAACACACAATCTTGGTCTCCTGCCGGAGCTACCTGGTATGGTCCTCGCAATGGTGCTGGAAGCGATG GTGGAGCTTGTGGGTTTCAAGATACTGTGGAAATACCTCCATTGTCGAAGCTAGTATCAGCTGGAGGTCCTTCTTTGTTCAAGTCAGGCAAAGGCTGTGGAGCCTGTTTTCAG gTGAAATGCACAACAAATTCATTATGTTCAGGAAATCCGGTGCAAGTAGTGATTACCGACGAGTGTCCTGGTTGCACTGCGGAAGCCGTGCATTTTGATTTGAGTAGTACTGCTTTTGGAGCCATGGCTATTTCTGGCCATGCTGATCAACTTCTTAACGTTGGAGTTTTGCAGATTCAATATATTAG GGTCCCATGCAACTTTCCAGGAGCAACGGTGGCATTCCACGTGGATTTAGGCGCGAACCCCTACTACTTTTCAACCGTAATTGAGTATGAAGATGGAGGCGGTGAAGTTGGCTCAGTTGAATTACAACAAGGTGGTTCGAACTCATGGCTTCCAATGAGTCAATCATGGGGTTCGGTTTGGAAACTCAACTCCGGTTCAGCTCTCACCGGTCCGATATCTCTCCGGCTAACTTCTCTTGAATCACACAAAACCATTGTTGCAAATGCTGTAATTCCAGCCGGTTGGAAGCCTGGTCAGACTTATCGATCCATTGTTAATTTCCCTCCAACCTTTTAA
- the LOC136216672 gene encoding zinc finger protein ZAT9-like codes for MALTLVDQSGFKHFCKICKKGFGCGRALGGHMRAHGIGDENAHIDDEETGSDWEDGKSSPTNKRMYALRTNPNRLKSCRVCENCGKEFLSWKSFLEHGKCSSEDAESLLSSPGSDGEDGRRGCGGWSKRKRSMRAKVGNFSSYCPSSEEEDLANCLMMLSNANYDPLAEPEESCASASKDEERRNNPMNFIAPIAYRPAIDHKAKGIATKGLFECKACKKVFNSHQALGGHRASHKKVKGCFAARLDQGLEDSVPEEDVITQEEFFPSKSSTHFQFEHGSSNNPSLIGGSTSKRKSKVHECSICHRVFSSGQALGGHKRCHWITSNSPDPSSLAKFHQFQDHIEQIQKRPKFVANSETLDLTLDLNLPAPADDHNGRGGARRDAPTNPSGFEVSTEIYLKTYDNPRNRPKEDQIKNNNNKSTCNGLVPNSNNNNNNVDDEADSKVKLAKLCELKDTGINGNSSPWLQVGIGSATDVGVDP; via the coding sequence ATGGCGTTGACGTTGGTGGATCAATCAGGCTTCAAGCATTTCTGCAAGATATGCAAGAAAGGATTTGGATGCGGGAGGGCGCTAGGAGGCCATATGAGGGCGCACGGAATTGGCGACGAGAATGCTCATATTGACGACGAAGAAACGGGGAGCGATTGGGAAGACGGGAAATCGTCGCCGACGAATAAGCGGATGTATGCGTTGAGGACGAACCCTAATCGATTAAAGAGTTGCCGTGTTTGCGAGAACTGCGGGAAGGAATTCTTGTCGTGGAAATCGTTTCTCGAGCATGGTAAATGTAGCTCCGAGGATGCTGAGTCTCTCCTGTCCTCTCCGGGATCTGACGGGGAGGATGGGAGGAGAGGTTGTGGTGGTTGGTCTAAGAGGAAAAGATCGATGCGAGCTAAAGTTGGGAACTTTAGCTCGTATTGCCCGTCCAGCGAAGAGGAAGATCTTGCGAATTGTCTTATGATGTTATCTAATGCTAATTATGATCCTTTAGCTGAACCGGAGGAGTCTTGTGCTTCGGCTAGTAAAGATGAGGAGAGGAGGAATAATCCTATGAATTTTATTGCCCCAATAGCTTATCGGCCCGCGATTGATCATAAAGCGAAAGGAATAGCGACGAAAGGGTTATTCGAATGCAAAGCTTGTAAGAAAGTTTTCAATTCGCATCAAGCATTAGGCGGCCATAGAGCTAGTCACAAGAAAGTTAAAGGGTGTTTCGCTGCGAGGCTTGATCAAGGGCTAGAAGATAGTGTACCGGAAGAAGATGTTATAACACAAGAAGAGTTTTTCCCATCGAAATCAAGCACTCATTTTCAATTCGAACACGGTTCTTCTAACAACCCGTCGCTAATTGGTGGTTCTACTTCGAAAAGGAAATCGAAAGTCCACGAATGCTCGATATGTCACCGTGTTTTTTCATCTGGGCAAGCTCTAGGCGGTCATAAGAGGTGCCATTGGATCACTTCTAATTCACCTGACCCATCTTCATTGGCTAAGTTTCAtcaatttcaagatcatattGAGCAAATTCAAAAAAGACCAAAGTTCGTCGCTAATTCTGAGACGCTCGATCTTACACTTGATCTCAACCTCCCTGCTCCTGCCGATGATCACAACGGCCGCGGTGGAGCAAGGCGGGATGCTCCCACGAACCCCTCTGGCTTCGAAGTTTCCACAGAAATTTACTTGAAAACATATGATAATCCTCGAAATCGTCCGAAAGAAGATCAAATTaagaacaacaacaacaaaagtaCTTGTAACGGATTAGTGCCGAAttcgaataataataataataatgtggaTGATGAAGCAGACAGTAAGGTGAAATTAGCAAAGCTTTGTGAATTAAAAGACACTGGAATTAATGGAAACTCATCTCCATGGTTGCAAGTAGGAATTGGTTCAGCTACTGATGTTGGTGTTGACCCataa